GCCATCCTCTGAACTGGCCAGCCACTCCCACAATTCCTCCAGTGAGGAGAACTGAAAGAAGGAAGcagaaagataaaaaatgaaaacgACATACCAGATACAAGCCCATGTTAAATTTATATAACGACTTGACTCTGAAATGCAGACAGGTTTGAATTTACAGTTGATTGAAATATAGTTATAATgctataaaaattaaattaaaatgcttATGTAAGTTAATCAGACAGTAATTTctatgaaacttttttttttaaagagaaacCTTGTTTTATACTCACTGAGTCCTGAAGCCAGAGCCTGCTCATTGGCCCACATCGCCCACTCTATCTTCCCCATCGCGTTCACTTCAACAGCACCTCTGCAAACTACTGCTGAACTCACCAGAGAGAGCGACTCACAGCTTTGATTGTCTCTACAAGGAAGAAAACCTATTTACGTGATGTGAGGTGTGTTATGTGTGTAGGCTGGGAGGCAGGGCGTTTGCTAGTTTTATTTCCATCTGGTTTTTCTGCCTCTTCATCAGGTGAGATTTTCTCTGCTTCATTGTCTGCATCACCTATCTAGTAAAATGGGACATTGGCAAGAGAGTGTGTTGGGTAAAACAGTACTAAAAAGAGAGTAAAAACCCCATAGTTTCATGGAATATCACAAAAAACTTTGTCCAACACCAAGACAACCTTTCTCAAATCATGTCCTGGTTACAACAATTCAATGCCAACCACTACTCATGGACAAGATTTGTGTGTTCAAGATGACAAGAAAAAGGATATACAGACTCAATGTTGTGAACCATAGCTTGTGGATGTTTTATggtatgaataaatattaagtGTAGAATTCACTGGTTGGTATAAACAGCTCACATATTAAATGAGCATACTGTTGTGACAAATAATAGGCCTACAACCTAAGATGCTGGTGACATTGTGTCACAACTATTAACATTAACCTGAGCAACTGAAAAATGGATGTGGATTGTATTGATTGAATTGTGGCTTGAATAAATATTAAGTGTAGAGTTCAGCTTTAAGGTATTTCAACTTGTTGGTATAAATAGCAAAGTTATAAATCCTTTCAGTCATGCATTATGATTTTGACAAGGCATAAAGTTAATGCAAAGTAGATCTTAGCTTGATATAAAAGCAAGTTGATCCTTTGCTTCATAACACAAAGCAAATCTCTTTTCATGACTGCTcaagtgtatttgtttttatagacTTTATTAGTTTTAAACATTCATATTTGTCcaaaatatgataataaattaatagataATTGTCTTTACCTCAAAAAAGAGAGAGGCAAGTTGCATAATGTGCAGATTTGTTAGCTATATTATGTATATTCCAATTTAAAGGCTAGTAAACATGTCCGCTGTACCCTATTAGACCTTGTTAGTCTGTGTTTTCTTCAGGTTGGTGTTGTTGACTACTTCCCAGTGATCTTCTAACGTGACAGCCAGCTTGTTAGCAGATTTAAGGTATTTCAACTGGTTGGTATAAATAGCAAAGTAATAAATCCTTTCAGTCATGCGTTATGATTTTGACAAGGCATAAAGTTCATGCAAAGTAGATCTTAGCTTGGTATAATAAAAAGGTGATGTCAGTGATCCTGTGCTTCAAGTGTATTCATTTTATAGACTGTATTGGTTTTAAACATTCACATTTGTCcaaaatttgataaaaaatgaatagataatTGTCTTTACCTCAAAACAAGAGAGAGGTAAGTTGCATAATGTGCATATTTGTTAGCTATAAGTCTATAATTTTTTCCCGAAATCATGTCATGGTTACAACAATGACGTGTGTTTGGCATGTTTCAACACTTCTGGGTGTTTACTGCCCTCTACAGGACAGATGGAGAATTGCATCAATAACTAGTTTAATAATAGTGATCATTGTAAATATGACATTGTTAGCCAAGTGTCTAATTTTTCCAACTATTTTCTCTATGGTCAAAATATTAAATGAGACATTAAAATAAcgataaaacagaaaataagctAAATCAGAACTGAGAGAGCAAGTaatacataaagaaaaaaaagtctgaaaaatgttggaaagaaaagtctaaaaaaaagtttgaaaaatgttggaaaagaaaagtctaaacaatatgtgaaaaaggtaaaaaaaaaaaaaaaaaaagtgaaaaaagtctgaaaaatgtctgaaaataaagtttgaaaaatgctggaaaaaaagtctgaaaaaaaagtttgaaaaatgttggaaaagaaaagtctaaacaatgtctgaaaaaggtaaaaaaaaaaaaaagttttaaaaatgttagagaaaaaaaagtctgaaaaaagtctgaaaaaaatgtctaaaataaagttggaaaaatgctcggaaaaaagtctgaaaaatgtctgaaaaaaatgtaaaagaaaagtttgaaaaatgttaggaaaaaagtctgaaaaacgtccgtaaaaaatgtctaaaaatgtctgaaaactgtagaaaaaaaaaaaagctggaaaaaaagactctgaaaaatgtctgaaaaaatgtttaaaaaaaagtctgaaaaatattggaaaagaaaagtctaaacaatgtctgaaaagggtaaaaaaaaaaaactctgaaaaaaaacatttgaaaaatgctggaaaatactgtctaaaaaatatcaaagaaggtttgaaaaatgttggaacaaaaatgtctaaaaaaaagttttaaaaaacatcacccgggtcggtgtcccatgcacgctagcatatgcgcgctcgcgtgtggttACGCTgatcagacaagactccaacacaaactacatggaagcaccaaaccacaaagttatatctagtgaagcccgtcttgcaaaacagtgttggccgtggtcggacgacgcaggggagaccgtaactttggtctccagggctggagtctctgctcctctgcctgcctgcctgccttcactcacacactgcgctccttctcactcgctctctcactccacctctcacgtacatgcgcgcacactacacactgcagaagagttaagtttagctctgagaatatctagtgaatgtacagtggacgtttgtgcagaaataactgctgcagctcctccagaccaacagaggtttcccgtgtcttgtgaagtgacggggctccgcagcgagtaacgttatcgtctccgaccaaaactccggtgtcttccTTCtgactgcggtcgggaggctgaagcaggaaaacaaagtatcagcattgattcatggagagaccttcgtctggtcagctaacattactgccaaccaggtgaaatatagagtgatattatggttttagctgacgtgtgtcgcctcactgttttgagcgatgctcgttcatgtctatgtagagcgagcacagggcgctgactttcgttgacttaacggccacaggtgtcactgttaacaagcaatttctgattctcacaaatagtccctttaaagccaTAAGCAAATAATAACAGGAGGTATAAGTAAAACCATACAGTTGTATTCATACTCATACGGTCCTGTAATTGCCTCTCAGTTGGTGGTTCTCACTTGTTTAAGTTCTGATGTTATAATTTCCTTTctctttcatattttttaagtCGTTCTAAATAGGCTATTTATTTGATACacttttaatttgtaaatttgttttggactctattgtttttaatttcttttaaagTTAAGCTTTTTAAGTACTTTGAAAAAGCCTCAGTGTATGAATTGTTCTGTATAAATTAACTTGTTTTGCCTCACTATGCCTAAAAACACATAGGCTACTGCTCCACATCAACTCAGTCTATTTGTAGTTCTTTCATGCAGCAGGAGGTGGCAGCATTAACATTAACAGTATCATGGGTAAAACTGCCTAAACTAGACAAGCAAGttttaaataacttttattgTTATGAGTTCAGCATAAGCTGGAAAATACACTAAATTTTGAAAAACTACATCTTATTGTGATATTATTGTGTTGattattggtaaaaaaaaactaacaaacaaaaataaacaagcaTATTTTATACAAGACACTATATGAATCTTACTTAGAAGTATTTGTGAGAAGCattcatatataataataacactgtAAATCCAATAAGTGCTGTACATTGGTGGTGTGTCTCACATGTAACAGCCCCACAAACTCAAATGGGGAAGTATCATTGTACCTCTGTGGTATCCACACAGACAACAGCTGCTTAACAGATCAACCAACAgccaacaaaaagaaagagaataGAAATGACACAAGCATGCAGAACTTGTCTGACAACCAGtcagatgcattttttttccatcatgagCCAACAAAGGATGGCAATGTAACAAACAAGGAGTGAAAGGAAACCCTTGAGATGACAGAGGGAAATTCTGATATCTTGAAATCCAGTGTGTTTGCGAAAGGGGAAGTTGCAAATGTCATTACTTAAAATAATCATTGAAGGGAAACCAGGAGAGATCATGATTCAAAGGGCACAAGGGATTTATTTACAAGACATCAACGTACAGTACgatacacataataataataaatgcttAATATCAGTCTGATACAGCCAAAACCCAATATGTCAATTTAATCCAAGCAAAGAGCGCCACATAGCCCTATTGTGATTAGTTGACCTcaagaaatacacaaacacacaggggtTAAGAACAGAGTGTAAgtacataatacaatatattgtaaGGTCTATGTATGGCAACACAATACAGTGGatgcaacacagtttaaaatatacagtatggtgATTGGCACAGAGACCAGGTATTGGTTTGCTCTTTTATAACTTCTATAACAGCAGTAAAAATACCAACATCACCTGCAGTCTTTTGACTTTTGAcaacttttgtttttggttgtcACTTAGCAGCTATAACATACGCGTTTATCTTCAGtggcatgttttgtttttttctccttcaaaataaaattcacttCAAACATCCTTCTTTGAATTCTCAATTATTGCTACGAATAATTTACATTGTTTTCAAGGTACTTCTCTGCAGGTTGAGGTAAGAAGGTGCACACCCAACTTCCAGTCACTTAACTTTAGAAAACTATTAATTTGTCAAAGCTCACAGAATCTGATGACGTCCCACTGTGACTGGTTTTGATGGGTTAAACTGTACCAAGATCTCAGGCAGACATGTATAGGGGAAGGGTTACAGAGGATGGGACAATGGACTGGTTAGTCTACAACAGGGATGGGGTTGTCATAGGCTGCTCCCTCCAGGTCCTCTACCCGTTTCCTGCGCGTCTCAGGAGGAGGTCTTGGTGGTGGATTCTGGGGAGGATTCTTCACGCTATCAACTGGCTCTCGTCGCGTCACCTCCTTCCTGGGAAGAATGGGCTCCCAGTGTTCACCTCTGATAGCTGCCTGTAAGCAAGAAGATGACAAAGAATACAAGTCAGTAGAGTAAGATCAAGTTACTGCCTGGAAAGCTTTATTAACTTTGGTTGTCACATCTTTTTCTGTTAAAGACTTCATGCAGGCACACCCCTAACTGGTCAGATTTCACAACTACAGGGCCATGGCTCAACAGAGTTATGAAAAAATCTGTTCCTTGTTGCCATTTCCTTGTTTCTGCCAACTGTCAAAGTTGACAATATTTAACCTGCTATAACTGGAGATTCACACGGTAAAAGCTGCAAACTTACTACAAGGTAGATGAGGCTGGCAATGCCGAGGCAGACACATCCGAGGACAGTAGCGAGCATAAAACCTCCAGGTACACAGATTCTacgaaagacagagagggaatttGAGCACAAGAACATAAAAACAAGTCGTTTGCCTCTTGTTGGAGACTGTGCATGAGAGGAATGCTGTTTAGCAAAGGAAAGTGGCTGATATAATGAACTCACGCAGCGTGTAAAAACGCTCTGACATAGTAGTTCCTTGTCACCGGCCCAAaggatttcacacacacggtgaAGCAGTACTGGCCCCTGAGTgaaaaacaagacacaggagtgGTCAATTAGCTTCAACGGCAATCACTACATACCTTGTCCAATAAAGTACAGCCtacatgttgcaaaaaaaactaaactatatCACTTACGTTCTCTCCATACTTGTGCCCTTGGCCCTCTTGCTTCTGGGATACTCAAGTAGACACACAAATGCCCCAGCAGCACTAGTTATCtgtcaaggctgttttcatctCACTAGTCACATAGTCACAATAACTATGATAGGAAATCTTGCAAAAATGCAAGATGACAACAATCTACTTCtactatgttgtgtttttaccaataaaaaatgataatgatCCAAATAGAAGTAGACAAGACTTATTATATACTGGTTCAATAGAATATAAGGCCAGGTTTGAATGTTAACTTGCCAAAAGACAATAATGGTAGTGTCTTAAACTTACTCAACTCCCCTAAATCACATCTGCACTTATAGGCTCGTGATTCATGATAGTAAAATCTTTGAAGCAGGACTCTGGATAGTGATCATTTTCATAAAGAGACAACTTGAGTGTCACTTCTTTAGATGAAACTCTTATGCAAAGTATTAAAGGATACACAGCATAAGCAGCAAACTCAAATCCTCTGAACTGGCCAGCCACCCCCACAATTCCTCCAGTGAGGAGAACTGAAAGAAGGAAGcagaaagataaaaaatgaaaacgACATACCAGATACAAGCCCATGTTAAATTTATATAACGACTTGACTTTGAAATGCAGACAGGTTTGAATTTACAGTTGATTGAAATATAGTTATAAggctataaaaaatatatatattctattttaattaaaatgcttATGTAAGTTAATCAGACAGTAATTTctatgaaactttttttttttttaaagagaaacCTTGTTTTATACTCACTGAGTCCTGAAGCCAGAGCCTGCTCATTGGCCCACATCGCCCACTCTATCTTCCCCATCGCGTTCACTTCAACAGCACCTCTGCAAACTACTGCTGAACTCACCAGAGAGAGCGACTCACAGCTTTGATTGTCTCTACAAGGAAGAAAACCTATCTACGTGATGTGAGGTGTGTTATGTGTGTAGGCTGGGAGGCAGGGCGTTTGTTAGCCAATCCCCATTTCAGTCGTCATTTCCGAATAGTGCAGCaggactacagagagagaggaggggctaCATCAGACTTACCAGACAGGTACAATAGCTCTGAAACAGGCAGGTGTACTGCCTCTGTCTCTTATGCAACTCTTGCTAATTGTTTTTCCTGTTAAGGAAGTTATTATAGTTTATAAACATATTTGTTTGCCAGAGATAAAGAAATTATCTTATCTTTTCATGAGGTAGTCATGAGTCAGGTGACTCAggggatttttttaaagcacatttttaGTGCTTCTTGtgctacatatttattttattttcctttatttaaccaggttagtcccattgagatcaaagatctcttttacaagggagacctggccaagatagcagcAAGACAGTTATAGTAAAAGACAACACATACATTAACAAAATTAAAACTTGCTCAAACAAAACACTTGAACACAGACAACCTGGACTGCAGCGATTTCACCAGGGCCTTAAACTCATTCAAGGTAACTAAGTTTTGAAGTTCAGATTGTACATTATTCCAAGCAGTAGGTGCCTAAAACCTAAAAGCTTTCTTTCCCAATTCAGTCCGTACTTTGGGaacaacaaattgcaaaatgtccatagaatGAAGATTATGACTtccatttttcctttttaaaagtgAAGACAAGTAAGAAGGAACTAAACCCAGAATGTTTTTGTAGATAAACATATACCAATGACTGAGGCGACGAGCACATGAGACATATGTCATTGTGAACATTTCAACTTTTAAAGGGCCAGTTTGTAGGGAggtctattagcagaaatggaatatattcataactatgttttcaatagtgtataatcacctgaaactgagaatcgttgtgttttcgttagcttagaatgagcttttcatatctacatagggagcgggtcctcttcagtagccaagaacggacaaaccaaacactggctctagaaagaGACATTCCTggttttatgttacctgaaggccaccctAGTTCttcaacacgcttgtgaaacggcggtaacgtgagcagctgcagagtgcaaaactgtggtatcGCCAGCCGCCGCCTGagttccattgctcctaaagtagtgttattatggtaaggatggcctctgagcgagatGAATGGCGTTACACCGGTTtagcactcagcggctcacgttaccacagacttagaaagggaggggtgagcggaggagtactcagtaggttgcaatctgcaaccacaccaccggatgccaccaaatcttacacactgtccctttaatgtgtCTTGCTTGTTCCtgaca
Above is a genomic segment from Sebastes umbrosus isolate fSebUmb1 chromosome 2, fSebUmb1.pri, whole genome shotgun sequence containing:
- the LOC119479772 gene encoding cytochrome b-245 light chain-like codes for the protein MGKIEWAMWANEQALASGLILLTGGIVGVAGQFRGFEFAAYAVAAGAFVCLLEYPRSKRAKGTSMERTGQYCFTVCVKSFGPVTRNYYVRAFLHAAICVPGGFMLATVLGCVCLGIASLIYLVAAIRGEHWEPILPRKEVTRREPVDSVKNPPQNPPPRPPPETRRKRVEDLEGAAYDNPIPVVD